One Cryptomeria japonica chromosome 9, Sugi_1.0, whole genome shotgun sequence genomic window carries:
- the LOC131063255 gene encoding protein SMAX1-LIKE 3 codes for MRSGGCTVQHTLTAEAAGVVKHAVAVARQRGHAQVTPLHVAATLLAPGGTTLLRRACLKSHPHSTSHPLQCRALELCFKVALNRLPTTAGSVVQPGQPSLSNSLVAVLKRAQANQRRGCVEQQQQPLLGVKVEIEQLIISILDDPSVSRVMREAGFSSTFAKNKVEEESACLSFPSSSLDHHGGNEICRSAAKIKGIMAEAVDMAGGVIYSHNGVSDRSSRFNFFDSPGFERFNGSVKNEDVESVLGVLLGQKTRRINSVIVGDCFLLTENVVRDVMSRIVRGDVPDLLKAVRFVTPHFSSGTLGMPVSREVVEQKLAELRRGINNCLIGGSAIIYVGDLRWVVDDSNGNDNNRNRNGYCPVEHIRMELGRILSCSAESRRVWLMATATYETYMRCQKGQPSLETLWSLQPVPVPSGGLSLTLQPSSTTQGEAKINGVRGDVLVPIPHNVMWQAPPIKTIDLEDEPVDKPNCCSECSAKFEEEAEYVREEHKKQSSNGSHLPLWLQQCSNNNISRKSATAQVEDKLEELRQKWHQICRSKHSHWEQRQRSAFEIPHYSASVSGVNSHRPWWRAPQSHSYGLGVEMGANPTQAWPVLSSPACSHQTTLGNIGDSSIDSVEESSRCDVETTLALGLADTSSQDNNHESSTQPSNPESLKDMTERLAQKVPWQSEANACAIVSAVLNSRSGAVRRENGIKGDTWLLALGPDRMGKRKTAKALAEILFGSQDKLVWFTGKYQWDKLTHAIGLNPNCVVLVEDIEQAEGAFMEALLKALGTGRTMNSNGREVSLSNAVIFLSSTLGTNCFTHCPSSQFDEDSLLAHIEGSSWGLKLMVQEDQEQVGTKLSNHNFKRKPEWDPVKVNQREKRNRQSPVLDLNLETEEQQGIEAGEKLDHIALSDQIRHCFPEQLLKSLDKCLVFLPFDFAQLGDTIVEKLHESYDRATNGRGLFHVESSVVERLVSCCWELAPLGTQTFDKWAEEIFEVWLGRLQSTHTLTSQTIVKLSTTESSNTNSLYGNSHLPTRFEINSCNNHARFSYSA; via the exons CGGCGGAGGCCGCTGGTGTGGTGAAGCATGCAGTGGCTGTGGCTCGTCAACGAGGCCATGCACAGGTCACGCCCTTGCATGTCGCCGCCACTTTGCTTGCGCCTGGCGGCACGACGCTTCTCCGCCGAGCGTGCCTCAAATCACACCCTCACTCGACTTCTCATCCTCTGCAATGCAGGGCTCTGGAATTGTGCTTCAAGGTCGCCCTTAATCGCCTTCCCACCACCGCTGGTTCAGTCGTGCAGCCTGGGCAGCCGTCTCTTTCGAACTCCCTCGTGGCGGTTTTGAAGCGTGCACAGGCGAATCAAAGGCGTGGATGTGTTGAGCAGCAGCAGCAGCCATTGCTTGGTGTGAAGGTTGAGATTGAGCAGCTCATCATTTCGATCCTCGATGATCCTTCTGTTAGTCGGGTCATGCGGGAGGCTGGGTTTTCTAGTACTTTTGCGAAGAATAAGGTAGAGGAAGAAAGCGCTTGTCTTAGTTTTccatcttcttctttggatcatcACGGTGGTAATGAGATCTGCCGATCCGCTGCTAAAATCAAGGGGATCATGGCTGAAGCAGTTGATATGGCTGGTGGGGTGATCTATAGTCATAATGGTGTTAGTGATCGTAGTTCCAGGTTTAATTTCTTTGATAGCCCTGGGTTCGAGAGGTTTAATGGTAGTGTGAAGAATGAGGACGTAGAGAGCGTGCTCGGGGTTTTGCTTGGACAGAAGACGAGACGAATAAATAGTGTAATCGTAGGAGATTGTTTTCTTCTTACTGAGAATGTTGTGAGGGATGTGATGAGTCGGATTGTGCGAGGAGATGTTCCTGATTTGCTCAAGGCTGTGCGCTTCGTTACTCCTCACTTTTCTTCTGGCACTCTTGGAATGCCTGTAAGTAGGGAAGTGGTCGAGCAGAAGCTTGCGGAACTCAGGAGAGGAATTAATAACTGCCTTATTGGAGGCTCGGCTATCATCTATGTGGGTGATCTGAGATGGGTAGTTGATGACAGTAATGGGAATGATAATAACAGGAATAGGAATGGTTACTGTCCAGTTGAGCATATAAGGATGGAACTGGGACGGATTCTCAGTTGCAGTGCAGAAAGTCGAAGGGTGTGGTTAATGGCGACCGCGACTTATGAGACATATATGAGGTGTCAGAAGGGGCAACCGTCTTTGGAAACACTATGGAGTCTTCAGCCAGTTCCAGTTCCTTCCGGAGGGCTATCCTTGACTCTACAGCCCAG CTCGACCACCCAAGGTGAAGCAAAGATCAATGGCGTACGTGGTGATGTTTTGGTCCCAATTCCACACAATGTCATGTGGCAAGCGCCACCCATTAAAACTATCGACTTGGAGGACGAACCAGTCGACAAGCCTAATTGCTGCTCTGAATGCTCTGCAAAATTTGAAGAAGAAGCAGAATATGTACGCGAAGAAcacaaaaaacagagttcaaatgGCAGCCACTTGCCTTTGTGGCTTCAGCAATGCAGCAACAATAACATCTCCAGGAAAAGTGCAACGGCGCAG GTGGAGGACAAGTTGGAGGAGCTCCGCCAAAAATGGCACCAGATATGTCGGAGTAAACATTCTCATTGGGAACAGAGGCAGCGGTCTGCGTTCGAGATCCCACACTATTCGGCCTCGGTTTCGGGGGTAAATTCTCATCGACCATGGTGGCGCGCCCCTCAAAGCCATTCTTATGGATTGGGAGTGGAAATGGGAGCGAACCCAACTCAGGCGTGGCCCGTGCTATCTTCTCCCGCTTGTTCACATCAGACTACACTTGGTAATATTGGGGATTCGAGCATTGACAGTGTGGAGGAATCCTCGAGGTGTGATGTAGAGACCACTCTGGCTCTCGGTCTAGCAGACACCAGTTCCCAAGACAACAACCATGAGAGTTCGACACAGCCGTCCAACCCAGAAAGCTTGAAAGACATGACCGAGAGGCTTGCACAGAAAGTACCATGGCAAAGCGAGGCCAATGCCTGCGCCATTGTTAGCGCCGTTTTGAACTCCAGATCTGGCGCAGTTAGAAGAGAGAATGGCATCAAGGGCGACACTTGGTTGTTGGCATTGGGTCCTGACAGGATGGGGAAACGAAAGACTGCTAAAGCTCTGGCTGAAATCTTGTTTGGGTCTCAGGATAAACTTGTTTGGTTTACGGGTAAGTATCAATGGGACAAACTTACGCATGCCATTGGGTTAAACCCCAACTGTGTTGTGCTGGTGGAGGATATCGAGCAGGCGGAGGGAGCTTTCATGGAGGCGCTACTGAAAGCTCTGGGAACAGGAAGAACCATGAATTCCAATGGGAGGGAAGTTAGCTTGTCCAATGCTGTCATTTTCTTGAGTTCTACCCTTGGAACCAACTGCTTCACTCATTGCCCTTCTTCTCAATTCGATGAGGACAGCCTACTAGCACATATTGAAGGCTCCTCTTGGGGTTTAAAACTGATGGTGCAGGAAGATCAAGAACAAGTCGGAACGAAATTGAGCAATCATAATTTTAAGCGGAAGCCAGAATGGGATCCTGTAAAAGTAAATCAAAGAGAGAAAAGGAATAGACAGTCGCCTGTTTTGGACTTAAACTTGGAGACTGAGGAACAACAAGGCATTGAAGCAGGCGAGAAGCTCGATCACATTGCACTTTCCGACCAAATCAGGCATTGCTTCCCAGAACAACTTTTGAAATCCCTAGATAAATGTCTGGTTTTTCTTCCCTTCGACTTTGCTCAGCTTGGAGACACAATAGTCGAGAAACTGCATGAGTCATATGATAGAGCTACCAATGGCAGAGGGTTATTTCATGTGGAAAGCTCTGTGGTGGAGCGCCTGGTTTCATGTTGTTGGGAGTTGGCTCCGTTGGGCACCCAGACATTTGACAAATGGGCTGAGGAAATTTTTGAAGTGTGGTTGGGTCGATTGCAATCCACGCATACACTTACATCACAAACCATTGTCAAGTTATCGACAACAGAAAGTAGCAATACCAATTCTCTTTATGGCAATTCTCATCTTCCAACAAGATTCGAGATTAACAGTTGCAATAATCATGCAAGATTCAGCTATAGTGCATAA